The nucleotide sequence CTGTTCGCCGACCTGCACGCCCACGGCCCGGACGGCCCGCTGGCCCCCGAGGCCGCGCTCGACTCGCTGCTGCGCCAGCTCGGCGTGGACGGTGCCCGGATCCCCGAACGGCTCGACCAGCGCGCCGCGCTCTGGCGGTCGCTGCTGGTCGGCCGCAACGCGCTGGTGGTGCTCGACGACGCGGCCGACGCCGCCCAGGTGCGCCCGCTGCTGCCCGGCGGCCCTGGCTCGCTCGTGCTGATCACCAGCCGGGCCCGGCTGACCAGCATCGACGTCCTGACGACGGTGTCGCTGGACGTCCTCGCGCCGGCCGAAGCCGCGCAGCTGCTCACCCGGGTCGCGGGCCCGGACCGCGTCGGGCCGGATCCGGCGGCCGGCGAAATCACCCGGCTCTGCGGCTACCTGCCGCTCGCCGTGCGGATCGCCGCCGCCCGGCTCCGCGACCGTCCGTTGTGGACGGTCAGCCACCTGGCCGGCCTGCTGCGCGACGAGCACCGGCGGCTGGCCGAGCTGAGCACCGGCGACCGCAGCGTGGGGGCGGCGTTCACGCTGTCCTACCGCCAGCTCACCGAGCCGCAGCAACGGCTGTTCCGGCTCCTCGGCGAATTCCCCGGCACCGACGTCGACGCCGTGGCCGCGGCGGCGATCGCCGGCCGCGAACTCCGGGAGACCGAACGGCTCCTCGAGGAACTCGTCGACGTCCACCTGCTGTCCCAGCCCGCGCTCGGGCGCTACCGGTTCCACAACCTGATCCGCGACCACGCCCGCGCCACCGGTCTCGCCGCCCCCACCGCGGCCCGGGAGGCGGCGGCGAGCCGGATGTTCGACTACTACCTGCACGTCGCCGGGCGAGCGGCGGACGTGCTGGAGCCGACGAGGAAACGGTTCCGGCCCGCCGGGTCCCCGCCGGCGTGCGGTCCGGAGCTCGGCACCGCCGCCGAGGCACTCGCCTGGCTGGAGGCCGAACGGGAGAACCTCGCCGCGGTCGCCGCCGCGGCCGCGGGCCGGGACCGGCCGCACCACTGCTGGCAGCTCGTCCAGCCGCTGTGGCGGTTCTACTTCGTCCGCGGGCACGTGGACGACTGGATCCGGACGCACCGGCTCGCCCTGCGCGTGGCCGGCGAGCTGGGCGATCCGATCGCGGAAGCGGAACTGCGCAAGAACCTGGGGCTCGGGCACTGGCGCAGCGGCGACTTCGCGGAGGCGGTCGCCCAGCACCACCGCGCGCTGGCGCTCGACCGCGCGAACCACGACCTGTGGGGACAGGCCAAGACGCACAACCACCTGGGGTTCATCCACGCCCGCGGCGGCAGCCACGACGAAGCGCTCACCCACCACCGCCACGCGGTCGAGCTCTACCGCGCGGCCGGTGACCGGTGCGGCGAAGCCCGCGCCCTGGTCGGCCTCGGCGACCTGCACTACCACGCCGGCCGCCGGGCGGAGAGCGCGGCGGAGTTCCGGCGCGGGCTGGACCTGGCCCAGGAGGTCGGCGATTGCTGGGGCGAAGCGCTGGCCGCCATCGGGCTCGGGTTCACGGCCGCACCCCGCCACGCCCGCCGGCACCTCGAACGCGGCCTGCAGTACGCCCGCGCCGCGGGGGACCGCTGGGCCGAATGCCTGGCGCTGACCGGCTTGGGCACGGTCCACCACGCCGACGGCGACGTACCGGAGGCGGCGAACTGCCTCCGCCAGGCCGTCACGCTGGCCCAGGAGGTCGGCGACCGGTGGTGGGAACGCACCGCCACCACGGCGTTGGGCCGGGTGCACGCAGCGCTCGGCCGCCACGCCGAGGCCGTGCTGCACCACGAACGGGCGGTGAAGCTGGCGCGCGATCTGGCCGACGAAACCGCCGAAGCCGAAGCGCTGGCCGCGTTGGCGGAAACGCCGGCGGTGCGCCGGGAAATCCACGCTTAGCGCTGCCCGGAAAAAGGTGCGCCAGGGCTTCGTTAGGCGCGCCTGATCTCCCGGTCAGTGGGCCGTCAGTGCCCCGTCAGCGCGCGCCGCGATTCTTGGCCGGACCGAAAACCGGTGGTGGACCCGAGGGGAGTTGACGGCGCGATGACTTCGCTGGTGGCGGTGTCCACTTACGTGCCGACGACCGTGGCGATCGAATCGCTGCAGGACGAGCTGGCCCTCTCCGCCGGGCAGCTGCGCCGGTTCCGGCGGATGTACGGCCTCGACGAGGTCTGCCGGTCGGACGAGTCCGAAGCGGACATGGTGCTCGGGGCGGTCAGCAAGCTCGATGCCCTGCGCGGCCAGGAAGAGCGCGTCCGCTATGTCGTCCGCGCCAAGACGATGCCGGCCGCGAACCCGTACCCCGTCGACCCGATGATCGACGTGCGGGAGGCGCTCGGGCTCACCCACGCCACCCTGTTCACCCTCACCGACCACGCCTGCGCCTCCGGGCTGCTCGCCGTCGACCTGTGCGGCACGCTGCTGGCCGCCGACGGCGATCCCGACGCGCTCGCCCTGATCCTCACCGGCGAAAAGGCGTTCACCCATTCCGCGCAGGTCATTCCCGACGTCGCGATCATGGGGGAGGCCACCGCGGCGGTGCTCGTCGGGCCGGGCGAGGACCAGGACACGATGCTCGGCTACGCCACCACCACGCTCGGCGGCCCGGGCGGCGAAGTCATCCTCGACGACGAACAAGCCGCGGAGTTCCGGCAGATCTACCCCGGCGCGGTCGCCGAGGTCGCACTCGAAGCCATTGCCGCCGCCGGGCTGACCGCCGACGACATCGACCTGGTGCTGCCGCACAACGTCAACAAGATCTCCTGGGTCCGCGCGAGCGCGGCGCTGGGCATCGCGCGCTCGAAGATCTTCCTGCAGAACGTCGGGACGACCGGGCACTGCTTCTGCGCCGACCCCTTTCTCAACCACCACGCCGCGGACGGTCTCGGGCTCATCGCGCCCGGGGCCCACTACCTGATGATTTCCGTCGGCCTGGGGTCGACGTTCTCCGCCATGGTTTTCCGGAAATGAGGAGCGCTGCATGAGTGTCGAATTCGAGATCTCCGGCGTCGGCATCGCCGAACTCGCGGAGCGTTACGGCACCCCGCTCTTCGTCTACGACGGTGACGAACTGGGCGGCCGGCTGCTGGGTCTCCGTGAGCAGCTGCACCCGCGGCTGGAGATCTTCTATTCGCTCAAGGCCAATCCGAACATCTCGGTGTGCGCGCTGCTGCACGCCCACGGTGCCCGGGCCGAAGTCTCGTCGATGGCCGAACTGATCACCGCGCGCCGGGCCGGCGTCGCCGGCGAGGACATCATCTTCCTCGGCCCCGGCAAGAGCACCTCGGAACTGGCCGCGTGCCTGGACGAAGGCGTCTACACCGTCGTCTGCGAATCGTTCGGCGAGCTGAAGATCCTCGACGAGCTCGCGCGCGAACGCGGGATCGAAGCGCGGGTCGCGCTGCGCGTGAACCCCAGCTTCGCGGTCAAGGGCTCGGGCCTCACCATGGGCGGCAAGCCACGCCAGTTCGGCATCGACGAAGAACAGCTGCTCGCCGCCACCGACCTCGTCGACCGGCACCCGAACCTGCGGCTGATGGGCGTGCAGGTCTACATGGGCACCCGGATCCTCGACGAGGAGCCGATCGTCGAAAACACGCGGCGCATCTTCGAGCTCGCCGAACGCGTCTCGCGCCGGTTGGGCTTCCCGCTGGACATGGTCGACGTCGGCGGCGGCCTCGGGGTCGCGTACTTCGACGGCGAACGGGACCTCGACCGCGATCTGCTCGCTTCGCTGCTCAACCCGGTGATCGACGAGTTCGCGCAGCGGCACCCGGCGACCCGGCTGGTCATGGAGCTCGGCCGGTACCTGGCCGCCACTTCCGGGACCTACGTCGTCCGCGTCCGCTACACGAAGACCTCGCTGGGGCAGAACTTCGCCGTCGCCGACGGTGGTACGAACCACCACATGGCCGCCGTCGGCATCGGGTCCTACGTCAAGCGCGACTTCCCGATCCGGCTGCTCAACCGCATCGACGAACCCGCCACCGAAACCTGGCAGGTGACCGGTCCGCTGTGCACGCCCAACGACGTGCTCGCGAAGAAGGCCGCGCTGCCGCCGGTCCGCCCGGGCGACCTGGTCGGCGTCACGCGGTCCGGTGCCTACGGCCCGACGGCGTCACCGGTGCTGTTCCTCAGCCACGGCTACCCGGCCGAAGTCATCGTCCACTGTGGACGGCACTACCTCGTCAGCGAGCGGGACGAGCCCGCGGACCTGCTGCGCCGCCAGCACCTGCACGAGTTCGCGCCGCCGGTCGCCGTGGGCGCGGAGCGCTAGGCGATGTACCGCGCGTCCACGACCACCCTGTCCGCCGCGCCATCGCCGGGCCTGCAGCCGTTTCCGCTGCGCCTGGCGCTGGCGACCCGGCGTGAATTCGCACCCGGCGACCGCGAAATCGACGTTCCCGAGCTGCACCGGTACTTCGCCGACCTCAGCCGCGGGCACGACATCGGCTTCCGGCCCGGCCGGGTGACGCGGGCGCGCGGCAACCCCTTCCTCGCGATGGCCCGCGAGCTGCTCGCCGGGCAGCTCTCCGGCGAGCGGATCGACCTCGCGATCGTCGCCCACGCGGCGCCGGAGTTCGACCCGCGGCTGTCGGCGCCGGTGAACCTGACCGCCGTGCTCCCCGGCAACCCGCTGGTGTTTTCCGTTTCGGGGCAGGGCAGCCTGGCCCCGTTCACCGCCTTGCGGATCGCCGGCTCCTACGTCCGGCGCCACGACTACCGGCGCGCCCTGGTCCTGATCATGGACCAGGGCGTCACGCCGTACGACGTGCCGGACCGGATCGGGGACGCCGCTACCGCTTTGCTGTTCGAGGCGGGCGGCCGCCGGACGGTCCGCGTCGGCTACGAACCCGAAGTGGTGCCGGACGCCTTGCCGGAGTTCGAGCCGGCGGAGACGGTCGTCGTCGGCCGCGGGCTCGCCGGGACGGGTGCCTGGCCGGGGGCGATCGTCGCGCCGCCCGAGTTCCCGTGCACCGGGCTCTGGGCGCCGCTCGCGGACGGCCCGGCCGCCGGTCCGGTGCTGCTGGCCGACTACGACCCGCGCCGAGGTGCGCTGGGCATCTGCGTGGTGGCCGAGTCCGACTGACGCGGCCCTATGATGAGGGTCGTCGTGGTCGGGTTCGAAGCGGGGGACGGACAAAGTGCGCGTGGTCATCGGTGAAGACCAGTTCCTGCTCAGGGACGGTCTGGTGCGGCTGCTCGAGGCGCACGAATTCGAGGTCAGCGCGGCGGTGGACAACGGGCCGGACCTGCTGGAAGCGATGCTGCGCGAACGGCCGGACATCGCGATCGTCGACATCCGGCTGCCGCCGTCGTTCACCGACGAAGGCCTGCGCGCCGCGATCGAAGCGCGCCGCCGCATCTCGGGCTTCCCGGTGCTCGTCCTTTCGCAGTACGTGGAACGGCTCTACGCCGACGAACTCCTCGCGGACGGCGAAGGCTCGGTCGGCTACCTGCTCAAAGACCGCGTGTTCCACGGCGACCAGTTCGTCGACGCCGTCCGCCAGGTCGCGCTGGGAGGCACGGTGATGGACCCGGACGTCGTGACGCGGCTGCTGACGCACAACACCC is from Amycolatopsis mediterranei and encodes:
- a CDS encoding BTAD domain-containing putative transcriptional regulator: MDTGRGGLPHTEHTAAAGEPFSALLRRRRGELGITQAELARRAGVSVRAVRYLEHGRTRNPRTASIRQLIAALEPEPGTPAAATTRVGVLGPLLVEVGGAPQHLGDTRWARLLGLLALQPNRAVAVDDIVDVLWGARPPRSHLDLIGGAVRRLRALLHPQLQLRATGRGGYRLDGTPDQLDVLRFDARLDEAKAAQAGGDRESAFRALDAAMACWRGPVLAGHDALHRHSAVAALSRRRLSTALAYADAGIALGRHDEVVAQLETMRDDEPMHEGLHARLMVALAGSGRQAAALALFDALHARLASELGIEPGPEVRAAQLHVLRQEVPAAAQPFGTGNYLPRDVGHFVGRVAETGLLTGAAGPAAVYGICGMAGVGKTALAVHLGHRFADRFPDGQLFADLHAHGPDGPLAPEAALDSLLRQLGVDGARIPERLDQRAALWRSLLVGRNALVVLDDAADAAQVRPLLPGGPGSLVLITSRARLTSIDVLTTVSLDVLAPAEAAQLLTRVAGPDRVGPDPAAGEITRLCGYLPLAVRIAAARLRDRPLWTVSHLAGLLRDEHRRLAELSTGDRSVGAAFTLSYRQLTEPQQRLFRLLGEFPGTDVDAVAAAAIAGRELRETERLLEELVDVHLLSQPALGRYRFHNLIRDHARATGLAAPTAAREAAASRMFDYYLHVAGRAADVLEPTRKRFRPAGSPPACGPELGTAAEALAWLEAERENLAAVAAAAAGRDRPHHCWQLVQPLWRFYFVRGHVDDWIRTHRLALRVAGELGDPIAEAELRKNLGLGHWRSGDFAEAVAQHHRALALDRANHDLWGQAKTHNHLGFIHARGGSHDEALTHHRHAVELYRAAGDRCGEARALVGLGDLHYHAGRRAESAAEFRRGLDLAQEVGDCWGEALAAIGLGFTAAPRHARRHLERGLQYARAAGDRWAECLALTGLGTVHHADGDVPEAANCLRQAVTLAQEVGDRWWERTATTALGRVHAALGRHAEAVLHHERAVKLARDLADETAEAEALAALAETPAVRREIHA
- a CDS encoding 3-oxoacyl-[acyl-carrier-protein] synthase III C-terminal domain-containing protein → MTSLVAVSTYVPTTVAIESLQDELALSAGQLRRFRRMYGLDEVCRSDESEADMVLGAVSKLDALRGQEERVRYVVRAKTMPAANPYPVDPMIDVREALGLTHATLFTLTDHACASGLLAVDLCGTLLAADGDPDALALILTGEKAFTHSAQVIPDVAIMGEATAAVLVGPGEDQDTMLGYATTTLGGPGGEVILDDEQAAEFRQIYPGAVAEVALEAIAAAGLTADDIDLVLPHNVNKISWVRASAALGIARSKIFLQNVGTTGHCFCADPFLNHHAADGLGLIAPGAHYLMISVGLGSTFSAMVFRK
- a CDS encoding type III PLP-dependent enzyme, whose translation is MSVEFEISGVGIAELAERYGTPLFVYDGDELGGRLLGLREQLHPRLEIFYSLKANPNISVCALLHAHGARAEVSSMAELITARRAGVAGEDIIFLGPGKSTSELAACLDEGVYTVVCESFGELKILDELARERGIEARVALRVNPSFAVKGSGLTMGGKPRQFGIDEEQLLAATDLVDRHPNLRLMGVQVYMGTRILDEEPIVENTRRIFELAERVSRRLGFPLDMVDVGGGLGVAYFDGERDLDRDLLASLLNPVIDEFAQRHPATRLVMELGRYLAATSGTYVVRVRYTKTSLGQNFAVADGGTNHHMAAVGIGSYVKRDFPIRLLNRIDEPATETWQVTGPLCTPNDVLAKKAALPPVRPGDLVGVTRSGAYGPTASPVLFLSHGYPAEVIVHCGRHYLVSERDEPADLLRRQHLHEFAPPVAVGAER
- a CDS encoding LuxR C-terminal-related transcriptional regulator encodes the protein MRVVIGEDQFLLRDGLVRLLEAHEFEVSAAVDNGPDLLEAMLRERPDIAIVDIRLPPSFTDEGLRAAIEARRRISGFPVLVLSQYVERLYADELLADGEGSVGYLLKDRVFHGDQFVDAVRQVALGGTVMDPDVVTRLLTHNTRDDRLERLTAREREVLKLMAEGRSNSNIAGELVISEKAVSKHINNILAKLNLPQSEDANRRVLAVLAYLKH